A part of Populus alba chromosome 8, ASM523922v2, whole genome shotgun sequence genomic DNA contains:
- the LOC118061092 gene encoding mediator of RNA polymerase II transcription subunit 33A, whose translation MAISMQNTIWDSVLEITKVAQEKGSDPLIWALQVSSSLSSSGVGLPSPELANVLVSYIFWDNNMPILWKLLEKALALRIVPPLMVLALLSDRVVPCRRSRPVAYRLYMELLKTFAFALKGQINVPNYEMVMKSIDGVLHLSHNFGLEATSPGILVVEFLYSIVSQLLDASLDDEGLLELIPEMKSRWATKPQEMEIDANDNYNQMQTEYHEKLYKMNTIMAIEMIGKFLQDKSTSRILDLVRQNFPTHWISFIQRLQLLGTNSSALRNSKILTAEDLLQLTTDSGGNIVLSRESKTRSLQKFHSVMASGSLVSSSGLYQGASQSALWLPLDLALEDAMDGYQVNATSAIEIITGSIKALQAINGTTWHETFLGLWVAALRLVQREREPIEGPIPRLDARLCILLSITTLVVADLIAEDENMPIDESECGSTNHWKENKLSGKRRIDLVSSLQLLGDYQTLLSPPQSVVSAANQAVAKAMLFVSGINVGSTYSECISMKDLPINCSGNMRHLIVEACIARSLLDTSAYFWPGYVNGCISQIPHSMPAQVPGWSSFMKGVPLSPSMVNALVSSPASSLAELEKIFELAVKGSDDEKMSAATVLCGASLLRGWNIQEHTAHFITRLLSPPVPAEYSGSESHLIRYAPILNVLIVGIATVDCVQIFSLHGLVPQLACSLMPICEVFGSCVPDVSWTLPTGEDISAHAVFSNAFALLLKLWRFNHPPLERGVGDVPTVGSQLTPEYLLSVRNSHLVSSGNVLKDQNKRRLSAVATSSSAQPIFLDSFPKLKVWYRQHQKCLAATLSDLVHGTPVHQIVNVLLNMMFRKINRGSQSLTSVTSVSSGSSGPGTDDSTPRPKLPAWDILEAVPFVVDAALTACAHGRLSPRELATGLKDLADFLPASLPTIVSYFSAEVSRGVWKPVFMNGTDWPSPAANLSIVEEKIKKILAATGVDVPSLAAGVSSLATIPLPLAAFVSLTITYKIDKASERFLNLAGPALESLAAGCPWPCMPIVASLWTQKAKRWFDFLVFSASRTVFLHNNDAVFQLLKSCFSATLGPNAAAISSNGGVGALLGHGFGSHFSGGISPVAPGILYLRVYRSIRDIVSLMEDIISLMMLSVREIACTGLPRERLEKLKRSKNGLRCGQFSLTAAMTRVKLAASLGASLIWLSGGLGLVQALFKETLPSWFIAVHRSEQEEGSKGMVAMLGGYALAFFSVHCGALAWGVDSSSKRRPKVLGVHMEFLASALDGKISLGCDCTTWRAYVSGFVSLMVGCTPSWVLEVDADVLKRLSKGLRQWNEKDLALALLETGGVETMGEAAELIIEDQ comes from the exons ATGGCCATATCTATGCAAAACACCATATGGGATAGTGTTTTAGAGATAACTAAGGTGGCCCAAGAAAAAGGCAGTGATCCTCTAATATGGGCTCTTCAGGTATCATCTAGTTTGAGCTCCAGTGGAGTCGGTTTGCCTTCTCCAGAGCTTGCTAATGTCTTGGTTTCTTACATTTTCTGGGATAATAATATGCCCATTTTGTGGAAGCTTCTTGAGAAGGCCTTGGCTCTCAGGATTGTGCCTCCTTTGATGGTTCTTGCACTTCTTTCtgacag GGTTGTTCCATGCAGACGGTCTCGGCCAGTGGCATACAGGCTTTATATGGAACTCCTTAAAACATTTGCTTTTGCACTGAAGGGCCAAATTAATGTGCCAAACTATGAGAT GGTCATGAAATCAATAGATGGTGTTCTTCATCTTTCCCATAATTTTGGTCTCGAAGCTACCAGTCCTGGGATTCTGGTGGTTGAGTTTCTCTATTCAATCGTGTCACAATTGTTAGATGCCTCTTTGGATGATGAAGGTTTGTTGGAACTTATACCAGAGATGAAGTCCAGATGGGCAACCAAACCTCAAGAAATGGAAATTGATGCAAATGATAATTACAACCAGATGCAAACTGAGTATCACGAGAAATTGTATAAGATGAATACTATAATGGCTATTGAGATGATTGGAAAATTTCTCCAAGATAAATCAACTTCAAGGATTCTTGACCTAGTGCGCCAGAACTT TCCCACACATTGGATAAGTTTCATCCAGAGATTGCAGCTGCTTGGAACAAATTCATCAGcattaagaaattcaaaaattcttaCTGCTGAGGATCTTCTGCAGTTGACTACAGATTCAGGTGGTAACATAGTATTGAGTCGAGAATCCAAGACAAGATCACTGCAAAAGTTCCATTCAGTTATGGCTTCTGGTTCTCTAGTGTCTTCCTCTGGTTTGTATCAAGGAGCTAGTCAATCTGCCCTATGGCTTCCTCTTGATCTTGCATTAGAAGATGCCATGGATGGGTATCAAGTTAATGCAACAAGTGCTATTGAAATCATAACCG GTTCAATTAAAGCCCTTCAAGCAATAAATGGAACCACATGGCATGAAACCTTTCTAGGCCTTTGGGTTGCAGCTCTTCGTCTTGTTCAAAGG GAAAGGGAACCCATTGAGGGTCCTATCCCTCGATTGGATGCTCGCTTATGCATTTTACTATCCATCACAACTCTAGTGGTTGCTGATCTTATTGCTGAAGATGAGAACATGCCTATTGATGAATCAGAATGTGGCTCAACAAATCACtggaaagaaaacaaacttTCTGGAAAACGCCGCATTGATTTAGTGTCCAGCTTACAGTTATTGGGTGATTATCAGACATTGCTGAGTCCACCTCAATCTGTTGTTTCTGCAGCCAATCAGGCTGTTGCGAAAGCCATGTTATTCGTTTCAGGCATCAATGTTGGCAGTACATACTCTGAGTGCATCAGCATGAAAGACCTGCCGATAAACTGCT CTGGAAACATGAGACATCTGATTGTTGAGGCTTGCATTGCGAGAAGTCTATTGGACACGTCAGCATATTTCTGGCCAGGGTATGTCAATGGATGCATCAGCCAAATACCTCACAGTATGCCAGCTCAGGTGCCTGGTTGGTCATCATTCATGAAGGGGGTCCCACTTTCTCCGTCGATGGTCAATGCTCTGGTTTCAAGTCCCGCTTCAAG CTTAGCAGAGCTCGAGAAAATATTTGAGCTTGCGGTCAAGGGATCAGATGATGAGAAGATGTCTGCTGCTACAGTTCTTTGCGGGGCTTCTCTTCTCCGGGGTTGGAATATACAG gAACACACTGCTCATTTCATTACTAGACTATTGTCTCCTCCGGTTCCTGCAGAATATTCTGGGAGTGAGAGCCATTTGATACGTTACGCTCCAATTCTGAATGTACTAATCGTGGGAATAGCAACTGTGGATTGTGTTCAGATTTTCTCCCTACATGGCTTG GTTCCACAACTTGCATGCTCATTGATGCCCATCTGTGAGGTTTTTGGTTCATGCGTGCCTGATGTCTCATGGACTCTGCCCACGGGAGAAGACATCTCTGCCCATGCTGTGTTTTCGAATGCATTTGCTCTTCTTTTGAAGCTATGGCGGTTTAATCATCCTCCTCTTGAACGTGGAGTGGGAGATGTACCCACAGTTGGATCCCAGCTAACTCCTGAATACCTCCTATCAGTACGAAACTCCCACCTAGTCTCTTCTGGAAATGTCCTCAAGGATCAGAACAAGAGGAGACTCTCAGCAGTTGCGACTTCGTCATCTGCACAGCCCATATTTTTGGACTCATTTCCCAAATTGAAAGTCTGGTATCGACAGCATCAAAAATGTCTTGCTGCAACTCTCTCTGATCTTGTTCATGGAACTCCTGTTCATCAGATTGTCAATGTGCTTCTTAACATGATGTTCAGAAAGATTAATAGAGGAAGCCAGTCATTAACTAGCGTTACTTCTGTAAGTAGTGGTTCATCTGGACCTGGAACTGATGATTCTACTCCAAGACCAAAATTACCAGCTTGGGATATCTTGGAAGCTGTTCCTTTTGTGGTTGATGCCGCTTTGACTGCCTGTGCTCATGGAAGACTTTCTCCCCGTGAACTGGCTACAG GCCTTAAAGATTTAGCTGATTTTCTTCCCGCATCTTTGCCAACCATTGTGAGCTACTTCTCGGCTGAAGTGAGCCGTGGAGtgtggaaaccagtatttatgaATGGTACAGACTGGCCCAGTCCTGCAGCAAATTTGTCCATTGTCGAGGAGAAGATCAAGAAAATATTAGCTGCTACTGGTGTTGATGTCCCAAGCCTTGCTGCAG GTGTGAGCTCTCTGGCTACAATTCCACTGCCCCTGGCTGCTTTTGTGAGCCTCACCATAACCTATAAAATCGACAAGGCCTCAGAACGATTTCTCAATTTGGCTGGTCCAGCATTGGAATCCCTTGCAGCTGGTTGTCCTTGGCCTTGCATGCCAATTGTGGCATCTCTGTGGACCCAAAAGGCGAAGCGATGGTTTGACTTCCTTGTGTTTTCTGCATCCCGTACCGTCTTCCTTCACAATAACGATGCAGTGTTTCAACTTCTTAAGAGCTGCTTCTCTGCGACACTTGGTCCGAATGCTGCAGCCATCTCAAGCAATGGTGGTGTTGGAGCTCTTCTTGGCCATGGGTTTGGTTCCCATTTTAGCGGGGGGATTTCCCCAGTTGCTCCAGGAATTCTCTATCTGCGTGTTTACCGAAGCATCAGGGATATTGTATCGCTAATGGAAGATATTATTTCACTCATGATGCTTTCTGTGAGAGAAATAGCATGCACTGGCCTTCCAAGGGAGAGGTTAGAGAAGTTGAAGAGATCAAAAAATGGACTGAGGTGTGGACAGTTTTCGCTCACCGCAGCAATGACCCGAGTGAAACTTGCAGCTTCACTCGGGGCCTCTTTAATATGGTTATCTGGTGGCTTAGGTTTGGTTCAGGCATTGTTTAAAGAAACTTTACCATCTTGGTTTATAGCTGTTCACAGGTCTGAGCAGGAAGAAGGGTCCAAAGGGATGGTCGCCATGCTTGGGGGTTATGCCCTAGCATTCTTTTCAGTCCATTGCGGGGCACTGGCATGGGGAGTTGATTCATCATCAAAACGCCGTCCCAAAGTACTTGGTGTGCACATGGAATTTCTTGCGAGTGCACTTGATGGGAAAATATCACTTGGCTGTGATTGCACCACTTGGCGGGCCTACGTGTCTGGTTTTGTGAGCCTAATGGTGGGATGCACGCCTTCCTGGGTGCTAGAGGTGGATGCTGATGTTTTGAAGAGACTAAGTAAAGGATTGAGGCAGTGGAATGAGAAGGATCTTGCCCTGGCTTTGCTGGAAACTGGTGGGGTGGAGACTATGGGTGAGGCTGCTGAACTGATAATCGAAGATCAATGA
- the LOC118061090 gene encoding uncharacterized protein At5g19025, producing MHHLFFFFTMPPSSSFTPKPLKSSAASSSSSNTGNTNSNPNPSSIPCKHSPSATLDLLILILVLFSGTFLLTSYFSYIFNSLSLLLSNTSISLHFPPFPYICGFFALFILSVLFIEFCCGPRSRKCDKPGCKGLKKALEFDLQLQTEDCAKSTAGDGVDKLPWKGGTESNPDYECLRAELRKMAPPNGRAILLFRAKCGCPVAKLEGWGPKRGRRHKKALANVAANGGDHR from the exons ATGCaccatctcttcttcttcttcaccatgCCCCCTTCTTCCTCCTTCACGCCAAAACCCCTCAAATCCTCTGCTGCCTCTTCGTCTTCTTCAAACACTGGAAACACTAACTCCAATCCAAACCCAAGCTCCATCCCCTGCAAACACTCGCCATCAGCAACTCTTGACCTTCTCATCCTAATTCTAGTCCTTTTCTCTGGCACTTTCCTCTTAACTTCTTACTTCTCTTACATCTTCAACTCActttctctcctcctctccaaCACCTCTATTTCCCTCCACTTCCCCCCTTTCCCTTACATCTGTGGGTTCTTCGCTCTTTTCATCCTCTCCGTCCTTTTCATTGAGTTCTGCTGCGGACCCAGATCTCGAAAGTGTGACAAACCTGGCTGCAAAGGCTTGAAGAAAGCGCTTGAGTTTGATTTGCAATTGCAGACTGAAGATTGTGCTAAATCCACTGCTGGTGATGGCGTTGATAAGTTGCCTTGGAAAGGGGGGACTGAATCCAATCCTGATTATGAGTGTTTGCGAGCTGAATTGAGGAAGATGGCTCCGCCTAATGGGAGGGCTATTTTACTTTTCCGTGCTAAGTGTGGATGCCCTGTTGCTAAGTTGGAAGGTTGGGGACCTAAACGTGGTCGCCGGCATAAAAA GGCTCTGGCTAATGTGGCTGCTAATGGAGGAGATCATCGTTGA
- the LOC118061089 gene encoding uncharacterized protein, protein MSCLLTCFSSCCASLTCGLCASVASGISNRSARLAYCGLFGASLILSWILREVAAPLLEKIPWIKSSGTHPKEWYQIQAVLRVSMGNFLFFAILALIMIGVKDQNDRRDSWHHGGWIAKMVIWLLLVVLMFFLPDSVISVYGILSKFGAGLFLLVQVIILLDFTHTWNDAWVEKDEQKWYIALLSVSVGCYLAAFTFSGILFMWFNPSGHDCGLNVFFIVMTMILAFAFAVIALHPAVNGSLLPASVISIYCAYVCFTGLSSEPHDYACNGLHNKSKAVSTGTLVLGMLTTVLSVLYSAVRAGSSTTFLSPPSSPKASAGKKPLLEAEELEEGKEKKKEAEGQPISYSYTFFHLIFALASMYSAMLLSGWTDTSESSSLIDVGWTSVWVRICTEWITGLLYTWTLLAPLFFPDREFF, encoded by the exons atgtcGTGCTTGTTGACGTGCTTCTCATCTTGCTGTGCATCTCTGACATGTGGCCTCTGCGCTTCAGTGGCTTCCGGGATCTCTAATAGATCCGCAAGACTTGCTTACTGTGGTCTCTTTGGTGCTTCTTTGATTCTTTCTTGGATTCTCAGAGAAGTTGCTGCTCCTCTTTTGGAGAAAATCCCTT GGATAAAGTCTTCCGGTACTCATCCAAAGGAATGGTATCAAATACAAGCGGTGCTTCGAGTAAGCATGGggaatttcttgttttttgcaaTACTTGCTCTAATAATGATTGGTGTGAAGGATCAAAATGATAGACGTGATTCATGGCACCATGGTGGTTGGATAGCAAAGATGGTCATTTGGCTTTTGCTTGTTGTGCTCATGTTTTTCCTTCCTGATTCTGTCATCTCAGTCTATG GAATTTTATCCAAATTCGGGGCAGGGTTATTCTTATTGGTTCAAGTGATTATTTTGCTGGACTTTACCCATACATGGAATGATGCATGGGTCGAGAAAGATGAACAGAAATG GTATATTGCTTTACTTTCTGTATCAGTTGGATGCTACCTGGCAGCATTTACATTCTCTGGCATTCTCTTTATGTGGTTCAATCCATCTGGACATGACTGTGGCCTCAATGTTTTCTTCATTGTCATGACCATGATTCTCGCATTTGCTTTTGCTGTAATAGCGTTACATCCTGCG GTGAATGGCAGCCTCTTGCCTGCTTCGGTGATATCAATTTATTGTGCATATGTTTGCTTCACGGGTCTCTCCAGCGAACCCCATGACTATGCATGCAATGGTCTGCACAACAAATCAAAAGCAGTCTCCACAGGTACGCTTGTCCTTGGGATGCTCACGACAGTTCTCTCAGTTCTATATTCTGCTGTCCGTGCTGGGTCTTCAACGACATTTCTGTCACCGCCATCCTCTCCCAAGGCATCAG CTGGAAAGAAACCACTCCTAGAAGCAGAAGAATTGgaagaagggaaagaaaagaagaaagaagcagaAGGCCAGCCTATCAGTTATTCTTATACCTTCTTCCACCTGATATTTGCACTGGCTAGCATGTATTCAGCTATGCTTCTTTCTGGATGGACTGACACATCTGAGTCCTCTAGCCTAATAGATGTTGGTTGGACTTCGGTTTGGGTCCGAATCTGCACAGAATGGATCACTGGTTTACTCTACACATGGACCCTTCTTGCTCCATTGTTTTTCCCCGACCGCGAGTTCTTTTAG